The Ancylobacter sp. WKF20 genome contains a region encoding:
- the gatB gene encoding Asp-tRNA(Asn)/Glu-tRNA(Gln) amidotransferase subunit GatB — MNMHARPADPKKLIKGATGDWEIVIGMEIHAQVTSNSKLFSGASTEFGGDPNSHVSLVDAAMPGMLPVINEECVKQAVRTGLGLKAQINNRSVFDRKNYFYPDLPQGYQISQYKSPIVGEGVVLVDTPDGPIEVGIERLHLEQDAGKSIHDLHPTQSFVDLNRSGVALMEIVSKPDLRSSEEAKAYVTKLRTILRYLGTCDGDMEKGSLRADVNVSVRKPGDDFGTRCEIKNVNSIRFIGQAIETEARRQIGIIEDGGKIEQETRLFDPGKGETRSMRSKEEAHDYRYFPDPDLLPLEFSQAFVDELASHLPELPDEKKARFIRDYGLSAYDADVLVAEKETADYYEAAVAHGGTVRDAKAVANWVMGDVSAFANASGLSVYETHITPVQIAGLVDLIADGTISGKMAKDVLAIIIAEEKDGHPRAIVESRGMKQVTDTGAIEAAVDAIIAANPDKVAQVQAKPTMLGWFVGQVMKQTGGKAAPQTVNDLLKAKLGI, encoded by the coding sequence ATGAACATGCACGCCCGCCCCGCCGACCCGAAGAAGCTCATCAAGGGTGCGACCGGCGACTGGGAGATCGTGATCGGCATGGAAATCCATGCCCAGGTGACCTCCAACTCGAAGCTGTTCTCCGGCGCCTCGACCGAATTCGGCGGCGACCCGAACAGCCATGTCTCGCTGGTCGACGCGGCCATGCCGGGCATGCTCCCCGTGATCAACGAGGAATGCGTCAAGCAGGCGGTGCGTACCGGCCTCGGGCTGAAGGCGCAGATCAACAACCGCTCGGTGTTTGACCGGAAGAACTATTTCTACCCGGACCTGCCGCAGGGCTACCAGATCAGCCAGTACAAGAGCCCCATCGTCGGCGAGGGCGTGGTGCTGGTCGACACGCCGGACGGGCCGATCGAGGTCGGCATCGAGCGCCTGCATCTGGAGCAGGACGCGGGTAAGTCGATCCACGACCTGCACCCGACGCAGTCCTTCGTCGATCTCAACCGCTCGGGCGTCGCGCTGATGGAGATCGTCTCCAAGCCGGACCTGCGCTCCTCCGAGGAAGCCAAGGCCTATGTGACCAAGCTGCGCACCATCCTGCGCTATCTCGGCACCTGCGACGGCGACATGGAGAAGGGCTCGCTGCGCGCCGACGTGAACGTCTCCGTGCGCAAGCCGGGCGATGATTTCGGCACGCGCTGCGAGATCAAGAACGTCAACTCCATCCGCTTCATCGGCCAGGCCATCGAGACCGAGGCCCGCCGGCAGATCGGCATCATCGAGGATGGCGGGAAGATCGAGCAGGAGACCCGCCTGTTCGATCCCGGCAAGGGCGAGACGCGCTCCATGCGTTCCAAGGAAGAAGCGCATGACTACCGCTACTTCCCCGACCCGGACCTGCTGCCGCTGGAATTCAGCCAGGCCTTCGTCGACGAGCTGGCGTCGCATCTGCCCGAGCTGCCGGACGAGAAGAAGGCGCGCTTCATCCGCGACTATGGCCTGTCCGCCTATGACGCGGATGTGCTGGTCGCGGAGAAGGAGACGGCGGATTATTACGAGGCGGCGGTGGCCCATGGCGGCACCGTGCGCGACGCCAAGGCGGTGGCGAACTGGGTGATGGGCGACGTTTCCGCCTTCGCCAATGCTTCCGGCCTCTCGGTCTACGAGACCCACATCACCCCGGTGCAGATCGCCGGGCTGGTCGACCTGATTGCCGACGGCACCATCTCCGGCAAGATGGCCAAGGACGTGCTGGCGATCATCATCGCCGAGGAAAAGGACGGCCACCCGCGCGCCATCGTCGAATCGCGCGGCATGAAGCAGGTCACCGACACCGGCGCCATCGAGGCGGCGGTCGATGCCATCATCGCCGCCAACCCCGACAAGGTGGCGCAGGTGCAGGCCAAGCCGACCATGCTCGGCTGGTTCGTCGGCCAGGTGATGAAGCAGACCGGCGGCAAGGCCGCGCCGCAGACGGTGAACGACCTCCTGAAGGCCAAGCTGGGCATCTGA
- a CDS encoding LysR substrate-binding domain-containing protein: MFELSHLRCFVAVAEELHFGRAAARLNLTQPPLSRQIQLLEHTLDVKLLERTSRSVSLTRAGHSFLPEARRLLRLAEGAALAARRTASGDVGSITLGFTAASGYDFLPRLITQFRAAAPGIDLVLKEMVSTDQFESLTSGLIDVGLVRPTFNRREVVSLCVVREPLMMAAPEGHPLTRAPEVQLADLDRQPMVTYSPYEARYFYDLLATLFATAGITPRYVQHISQVHSILGLVKAGLGVALVPRAARNLRFEGVALRPLATGASPIVELHAIWRPGNTNPAIPALHHTLQDLVTRPESDL; the protein is encoded by the coding sequence ATGTTCGAGCTCAGCCATCTCCGCTGCTTTGTCGCCGTTGCCGAGGAACTGCATTTCGGCCGCGCCGCCGCGCGCCTCAATCTCACCCAGCCTCCCCTCAGCCGGCAGATCCAGCTGCTCGAGCATACGCTGGACGTGAAGCTGCTGGAGCGCACCAGCCGCTCGGTCAGCCTCACCCGCGCCGGGCACAGCTTCCTGCCGGAGGCGCGGCGCCTCCTGCGCCTCGCCGAGGGGGCGGCGCTGGCGGCGCGGCGGACGGCGAGCGGCGATGTCGGCTCGATCACCCTCGGCTTCACCGCCGCCTCCGGCTACGATTTCCTGCCGCGCCTTATCACCCAGTTCCGCGCGGCGGCGCCCGGCATCGACCTCGTGCTGAAGGAGATGGTGTCGACCGACCAGTTCGAGTCGCTGACCTCCGGCCTGATCGATGTCGGCCTCGTCCGCCCCACCTTCAACCGCCGGGAAGTCGTCTCGCTCTGCGTGGTGCGCGAGCCCTTGATGATGGCCGCGCCGGAAGGTCACCCCCTCACCCGCGCTCCCGAGGTCCAGCTGGCCGATCTCGACCGCCAGCCCATGGTGACCTATTCGCCCTATGAGGCCCGCTATTTCTACGATCTGCTGGCGACACTCTTCGCCACCGCGGGGATCACGCCGCGCTATGTGCAGCATATCAGCCAGGTTCACTCGATCCTCGGCCTGGTGAAGGCCGGCCTGGGCGTCGCTCTCGTGCCCCGCGCCGCGCGCAATCTGCGCTTCGAGGGCGTGGCGCTACGTCCCCTCGCGACCGGCGCGTCCCCGATCGTCGAGCTGCATGCCATCTGGCGGCCGGGCAACACCAACCCGGCCATCCCCGCCCTTCACCACACCTTGCAGGATCTGGTGACGCGGCCGGAGTCCGACCTCTAA
- a CDS encoding tripartite tricarboxylate transporter substrate binding protein translates to MSLRILKAAAAALALSVLAPAFAAGPAAAQSFDRPVRIVVPFAPGGTSDILARLIAPKLSEAVGQPVVVENKPGAAGNIGADTVAKARPDGHTLLLMDIGSLAIAPSLFPDLSYNVEADLAPVGMVMFGPYVLAVNPAVPAKNVAELVAYAKANPGKLAVANSGVGALNHITAVALARDLGIDWKNVPYKGGAAASRAVVSGESTVIINGATATLPFVTNGQLVGIAVTGDERLAALPTVETFKEAKLPLSDAGTWQGLLTTGKTPPEVVARLNAELNKILAMPDIKEKIAEQGGSVRPGSPENVKTWLATNIKSWGDIVRAADIKTN, encoded by the coding sequence ATGAGCCTTCGCATTCTCAAGGCGGCCGCGGCCGCTCTCGCTCTTTCCGTCCTCGCGCCGGCTTTCGCGGCCGGCCCCGCCGCCGCGCAGAGCTTCGATCGCCCGGTGCGCATCGTCGTGCCCTTCGCCCCCGGCGGCACGTCCGACATTCTCGCCCGCCTGATCGCGCCGAAGCTCTCCGAGGCCGTCGGCCAGCCGGTGGTGGTCGAGAACAAGCCGGGCGCGGCCGGCAATATCGGCGCGGACACCGTCGCCAAGGCACGCCCCGACGGCCATACGCTGCTGCTGATGGATATCGGCTCGCTCGCCATTGCCCCGAGCCTGTTCCCGGACCTGTCCTACAATGTCGAGGCCGATCTCGCGCCGGTCGGCATGGTGATGTTCGGTCCCTATGTGCTGGCGGTGAACCCCGCCGTGCCGGCCAAGAACGTCGCCGAGCTGGTCGCCTATGCCAAGGCCAATCCGGGCAAGCTGGCAGTCGCCAATTCCGGCGTGGGGGCGCTCAACCACATCACCGCCGTCGCGCTGGCGCGCGATCTCGGCATCGACTGGAAGAACGTGCCCTATAAGGGCGGCGCGGCCGCCTCGCGCGCGGTGGTGTCCGGCGAGAGCACGGTCATCATCAACGGCGCCACGGCGACGCTGCCCTTCGTCACCAATGGCCAGCTGGTCGGTATCGCCGTCACCGGCGACGAACGTCTGGCCGCGCTGCCGACTGTCGAGACCTTCAAGGAAGCCAAGCTCCCGCTGAGCGACGCCGGCACCTGGCAGGGCCTGCTCACCACCGGCAAGACCCCGCCCGAGGTGGTCGCCCGGCTCAATGCCGAGCTGAACAAGATTCTCGCCATGCCGGACATCAAGGAAAAGATCGCCGAGCAGGGCGGTTCGGTGCGTCCCGGCTCGCCGGAGAACGTCAAGACCTGGCTCGCGACCAACATCAAGAGCTGGGGCGACATCGTCCGCGCTGCCGACATCAAGACCAACTGA
- a CDS encoding tripartite tricarboxylate transporter TctB family protein — protein sequence MTRRRFDWPDLAFGAFLIAVAAGTLVATRGLNGGTAADMGPGYMPRAIALILLAFGLFFAGRGLLRGHAGIDPVQLRPILGVGAAVGVFALLIENAGLALASFAAILIAAVASRESRFVEVIVFGFAITAGAVLLFIKALALPVSIWPW from the coding sequence GTGACCCGCCGCCGCTTCGACTGGCCGGACCTTGCGTTCGGCGCCTTCCTCATCGCCGTGGCGGCGGGCACCCTCGTCGCCACGCGCGGGCTCAACGGTGGCACCGCCGCCGATATGGGGCCGGGCTACATGCCTCGCGCCATTGCCCTGATCCTGCTGGCCTTCGGCCTGTTCTTCGCCGGGCGGGGCCTGCTGCGCGGCCATGCCGGGATCGACCCGGTTCAGCTGCGCCCCATTCTGGGCGTCGGCGCGGCGGTGGGCGTGTTCGCGCTGCTGATCGAGAATGCGGGGCTCGCGCTCGCCTCCTTCGCCGCCATCCTCATCGCCGCCGTGGCGAGCCGCGAGAGTCGCTTCGTCGAGGTGATCGTCTTCGGCTTCGCCATCACCGCCGGCGCGGTGCTGCTCTTCATCAAGGCGTTGGCTCTGCCCGTCTCCATCTGGCCCTGGTGA
- a CDS encoding tripartite tricarboxylate transporter permease — translation MELFDNLLLGLSTALQWNNLFYCLIGVVIGTAIGVLPGIGPIPTVALLLPFTFGLAPASALIMLAGIFYGAQYGGSTTAILVNVPGETSSVVTCLDGHEMAKQGRAGPALAIAAISSFFAGTVATVVIAVLSLPLAALALKFTAVEYFSLLVLGLFAAVILAHGSVAKSLAMVFLGLLIGTVGIDVNSGIARMTFGVPALADGLDFVPVAMGMFGLAEIIANLERPAVRQVVSQKLRDLIPTRADLKAAFPAMLRGTFIGSALGVLPGGGAALPPFTAYALEKKLAKDPSRFGKGAIEGVAGPEAANNAGAQTSFIPLLTLGIPANALMALMIGALMMQGIQPGPQVMTEQPELVWGVIASMWTGNLMLLIINLPLVGLWVSMLKIPYRLLFPAIVLFCCIGTYGISNSAFNVWLMLGCAVVGYFFIKVGVEPAPLLLGLVLGPQLEENFRRAMQLSDGDPSVFVTRPISALLLAIVALMLLAMLSPAVLKTRKQALAE, via the coding sequence ATGGAACTCTTCGACAACCTCCTCCTCGGCCTCTCGACCGCGCTGCAGTGGAACAACCTGTTCTACTGCCTGATCGGCGTCGTGATCGGCACGGCCATCGGCGTGCTGCCGGGCATCGGCCCCATTCCGACGGTGGCGCTGCTGCTGCCCTTCACCTTCGGCCTTGCCCCGGCCTCCGCTCTCATCATGCTCGCCGGCATCTTCTACGGCGCGCAATATGGCGGCTCGACCACGGCGATCCTCGTCAATGTGCCCGGCGAGACCTCCTCGGTCGTCACCTGCCTCGACGGGCATGAGATGGCCAAGCAGGGCAGGGCGGGCCCGGCGCTGGCCATCGCGGCCATCTCCTCCTTCTTCGCCGGCACCGTCGCGACGGTTGTCATCGCCGTGCTCAGCCTGCCGCTCGCGGCGCTGGCGCTGAAATTCACCGCGGTCGAATATTTCAGCCTGCTCGTGCTCGGCCTGTTCGCCGCCGTCATCCTCGCCCATGGCTCGGTGGCGAAGTCGCTCGCCATGGTGTTTCTCGGCCTGCTGATCGGCACCGTCGGCATCGACGTGAATTCCGGCATTGCCCGCATGACCTTCGGCGTCCCCGCGCTGGCGGACGGGCTGGATTTCGTGCCGGTCGCCATGGGCATGTTCGGCCTCGCCGAGATCATCGCCAATCTGGAACGCCCGGCCGTGCGGCAGGTAGTGAGCCAGAAGCTGCGCGACCTCATCCCCACCCGCGCCGATCTCAAGGCCGCCTTTCCGGCCATGCTGCGCGGCACCTTCATCGGCTCGGCGCTTGGCGTGCTGCCCGGCGGTGGCGCGGCGCTGCCGCCCTTCACCGCCTATGCGCTGGAGAAGAAGCTGGCCAAGGATCCCTCGCGTTTCGGCAAGGGCGCCATTGAGGGCGTCGCCGGGCCGGAGGCCGCCAATAATGCCGGCGCGCAGACCAGCTTCATCCCGCTGCTGACGCTCGGCATCCCCGCCAACGCGCTGATGGCGCTGATGATCGGCGCGCTGATGATGCAGGGCATCCAGCCCGGCCCGCAGGTGATGACCGAGCAGCCCGAACTGGTCTGGGGCGTCATCGCCTCCATGTGGACGGGCAATCTGATGCTGCTGATCATCAACCTGCCGCTGGTGGGCCTGTGGGTCTCCATGCTGAAGATCCCGTACCGGCTGCTCTTTCCGGCCATCGTGCTGTTCTGCTGCATCGGCACCTACGGCATCTCCAACAGCGCCTTCAATGTCTGGCTGATGCTGGGCTGCGCGGTGGTCGGCTACTTCTTCATCAAGGTCGGCGTCGAGCCGGCGCCGCTGCTGCTCGGCCTCGTGCTGGGTCCGCAGCTGGAGGAGAATTTCCGCCGCGCCATGCAGCTCTCCGATGGTGACCCGTCGGTGTTCGTCACCCGCCCGATCAGCGCGCTGCTGCTCGCCATCGTCGCGCTCATGCTGCTCGCCATGCTGTCGCCAGCGGTGCTGAAGACACGCAAGCAGGCCCTCGCCGAGTAG
- a CDS encoding HpcH/HpaI aldolase/citrate lyase family protein gives MDLPVNSFKRGLKAGRQQIGFWNSMASPTATEILAGSGFDWLIIDGEHAPNDVPGVLAQLHAMMENTTHPIVRIPVNDPIVFKRFLDIGTLTFLVPMVETVEQAQAAVAATRFPPHGIRGFAGAARASRYGRVANYHARAHEEICILVQIETKQALDNIEAIAAVDGIDGLFVGPGDLSSDLGYLGDQGNPYIVELIEGALHRIVATGKPAGILTGDETLARRYMAAGSTFTAVGIDTGTLARSTEAIAKKFKA, from the coding sequence GTGGACCTGCCCGTCAACAGCTTCAAACGCGGCCTCAAGGCCGGCCGCCAGCAGATCGGCTTCTGGAACAGCATGGCGAGCCCGACCGCCACCGAGATCCTCGCCGGCTCCGGCTTCGACTGGCTGATCATTGACGGCGAGCACGCGCCGAACGACGTGCCCGGCGTGCTCGCGCAGCTTCACGCGATGATGGAGAACACCACGCACCCGATCGTGCGCATTCCCGTCAACGACCCGATCGTGTTCAAGCGCTTCCTCGACATCGGCACGCTCACCTTCCTCGTGCCGATGGTCGAGACGGTGGAGCAGGCGCAGGCGGCCGTCGCGGCGACGCGCTTTCCGCCCCACGGCATTCGCGGCTTTGCCGGGGCGGCCCGCGCCTCGCGCTATGGCCGCGTCGCCAACTACCACGCCCGCGCCCATGAGGAGATCTGCATCCTCGTGCAGATCGAGACCAAGCAGGCGCTCGACAATATCGAGGCCATCGCGGCGGTGGACGGGATCGACGGCCTGTTCGTCGGGCCGGGCGACCTGTCCTCCGATCTCGGCTATCTCGGCGATCAGGGGAACCCGTACATCGTCGAGCTGATCGAGGGCGCGCTCCATCGCATCGTCGCCACCGGCAAGCCGGCTGGCATCCTCACCGGCGACGAGACGCTGGCGCGGCGCTACATGGCGGCGGGCAGCACCTTCACGGCGGTGGGCATCGACACCGGCACGCTGGCGCGCAGCACCGAAGCCATCGCGAAGAAGTTCAAGGCCTGA
- the glxR gene encoding 2-hydroxy-3-oxopropionate reductase — MRPVQRARTSEMAKVGFVGLGIMGAPMAGHLIDAGHELYLYDIKPVPAELTGKGGVAAATATEVAKNADIIITMVPDTPHVAAALFGENGIAAGLTPGKIVVDMSSIAPVETKEFARKINELGCDYLDAPVSGGEVGAKAASLTIMVGGPEQAFETVKPLFEKMGKNITLVGGNGDGQTTKVANQIIVALNILAVGEALLFASKAGADPAKVRQALMGGFANSRILEVHGERMIKRTFNPGFRIELHQKDLNLALNGARQMQMSLPSTALAQQLFSACAANGGAAWDHSALVKALELLANHQVAPDA; from the coding sequence CTGAGACCGGTTCAACGAGCGAGGACATCTGAGATGGCGAAGGTTGGATTTGTCGGTCTCGGCATCATGGGCGCGCCGATGGCGGGCCACCTGATCGATGCGGGCCATGAGCTGTATCTCTACGACATCAAGCCGGTTCCGGCGGAGCTGACGGGCAAGGGCGGCGTCGCCGCCGCGACCGCCACGGAGGTCGCGAAGAACGCCGACATCATCATCACCATGGTGCCGGACACCCCGCATGTCGCCGCCGCGCTGTTCGGCGAGAACGGCATCGCGGCGGGCCTGACGCCGGGCAAGATCGTGGTCGATATGAGCTCGATCGCGCCGGTCGAGACCAAGGAATTCGCCAGGAAGATCAACGAGCTCGGCTGCGACTATCTCGACGCGCCGGTCTCCGGCGGCGAGGTCGGCGCCAAGGCCGCCTCGCTCACCATCATGGTCGGCGGCCCCGAGCAGGCCTTCGAGACGGTGAAGCCGCTCTTCGAGAAGATGGGCAAGAACATCACCCTCGTCGGCGGCAATGGCGACGGCCAGACCACCAAGGTGGCGAACCAGATCATCGTCGCGCTGAACATTCTCGCCGTCGGCGAGGCGCTGCTCTTCGCCTCGAAGGCGGGCGCCGACCCGGCCAAGGTGCGCCAGGCGCTGATGGGCGGCTTCGCCAATTCGCGCATTCTGGAAGTGCATGGCGAGCGCATGATCAAGCGTACCTTCAACCCGGGCTTCCGCATCGAGCTGCACCAGAAGGACCTGAACCTGGCGCTGAACGGCGCGCGGCAGATGCAGATGTCGCTGCCCTCGACGGCTCTGGCGCAGCAGCTGTTTAGCGCCTGCGCGGCCAATGGCGGCGCGGCGTGGGACCACTCGGCGCTGGTCAAGGCGCTCGAGCTGCTCGCCAACCACCAGGTCGCCCCCGACGCGTGA
- a CDS encoding GNAT family N-acetyltransferase, whose product MTDQVTPADRATGTGSDAPATAPILVEPATRADLPVIVSILARETLFGVRDSADPADFADYEQAFAEIAADPRATLYVARLGGRVVGTFQLMMMRALTRHGARLAIAEAVQVDPDLRGQGVGAAMMEFAIAEAKRRGASSLQLVSNKKRLDAHRFYERLGFEKRLDGFKIDFTVG is encoded by the coding sequence ATGACGGATCAGGTGACGCCGGCTGATCGCGCGACAGGAACAGGGAGCGACGCACCCGCGACCGCGCCCATTCTCGTCGAGCCCGCCACCCGCGCGGACCTGCCGGTCATCGTCTCCATCCTCGCCCGCGAGACGCTATTCGGCGTGCGCGACAGCGCCGATCCGGCCGATTTCGCCGATTATGAGCAGGCCTTCGCCGAGATCGCCGCCGATCCACGCGCGACGCTCTATGTCGCCCGGCTGGGCGGGCGGGTGGTCGGCACCTTCCAGCTCATGATGATGCGGGCGCTGACCCGCCACGGCGCGCGCCTCGCCATCGCCGAGGCGGTGCAGGTCGATCCGGATCTGCGCGGGCAGGGCGTCGGAGCGGCGATGATGGAATTCGCCATCGCCGAGGCGAAACGGCGCGGGGCCTCTTCCTTGCAGCTCGTCTCCAACAAGAAGCGGCTCGACGCGCACCGCTTCTATGAGCGGCTCGGTTTCGAAAAGCGGCTCGACGGCTTCAAGATCGACTTTACCGTCGGCTGA
- a CDS encoding glutathione S-transferase N-terminal domain-containing protein: MAQLQTQPIQLHYWPTPNGWKISIMLEECGLPYEVLPVNIGKGEQFRPDFLALSPNNKIPAILDPQGPDGAPISVFESGAILQYLGRKTGLFYPADERARVEVDQWLFWQMAGLGPMAGQAHHFRIYAPEKIPYAIDRYTNEVHRLYGVMNKRLADRPFLAGEYSIADIACVGWAKLWERQGQDIKEFPHFAAWLERVLARPAVKRGLAVNAEDRGKMDLATDKDAQKVLFGQRAR, translated from the coding sequence ATGGCCCAGCTTCAGACCCAGCCGATCCAGCTTCATTACTGGCCGACCCCCAACGGGTGGAAGATCTCCATCATGCTGGAGGAATGCGGGCTGCCCTATGAGGTGCTGCCGGTGAACATCGGCAAGGGCGAGCAGTTCCGCCCGGATTTCCTTGCTTTGTCGCCCAACAACAAGATTCCCGCCATTCTCGACCCGCAAGGGCCGGACGGCGCGCCGATCTCGGTGTTCGAATCCGGCGCCATCCTGCAATATCTCGGGCGCAAGACCGGGCTGTTCTACCCGGCCGACGAGCGCGCGCGCGTCGAGGTCGACCAGTGGCTGTTCTGGCAGATGGCGGGCCTCGGGCCGATGGCCGGTCAGGCGCATCATTTCCGCATCTACGCGCCGGAAAAGATTCCCTACGCCATCGACCGCTACACCAATGAGGTGCACCGGCTCTATGGCGTGATGAACAAGCGCCTCGCCGACCGCCCCTTCCTCGCCGGCGAATACTCCATCGCCGACATCGCCTGCGTGGGCTGGGCGAAGCTGTGGGAGCGGCAGGGGCAGGACATCAAGGAATTCCCGCATTTCGCCGCCTGGCTCGAGCGCGTGCTCGCCCGCCCGGCGGTGAAGCGCGGCCTGGCGGTCAATGCCGAGGATCGCGGCAAGATGGACCTCGCCACCGACAAGGACGCGCAGAAAGTGCTGTTCGGCCAGCGCGCGCGCTGA
- a CDS encoding type II toxin-antitoxin system PemK/MazF family toxin, with amino-acid sequence MRAVCRLMVDKITTVRKAKFGQQVGRLDDEDMVRLNQAMIVFLGLAASPRASRKGSEP; translated from the coding sequence CTGCGCGCGGTCTGCCGCCTGATGGTCGACAAGATCACGACGGTTCGGAAGGCGAAGTTCGGGCAGCAGGTCGGTCGCCTGGACGACGAGGACATGGTCCGGCTCAATCAGGCGATGATCGTCTTCCTCGGGTTGGCCGCGTCGCCACGGGCAAGCCGGAAAGGGAGTGAGCCATGA